TAACCACTAAATATGAGTTTTAGATCTATGTCGGTGAAGCATGATTCTGAAGAATGACAGACTACTGTAGCCATATTTGTTCAGTTGCATGTTCTGTTCGTTCTGTGTTCGTTAGGAGTAAATGAATATTTTCCCCTGTTCCTTTGTGATTAGGGGATTCCTTTATTCTCTTCTctctaaaaaggaaaaaaggttcttttttagaaagaaaaacagTCCTTTATTCTCCTTTTTGGATTCTGCGCCTTGGTCCAGACAATTTCTATTTTTCTGCTCCTTTTCTCCGGAAGTTCTGAGCTTCTtattctgcatcttcttcattgtACCTGGAGTTTATGTAATGTATTTGCATCACTTTAAAGAAAGTGATAGTGGATTTCTTTTATGACCAATTGTTTCTTTGATGTGCACGCTGCAGGTGTTGGTAAGAGTTGCCTTCTTTTACGTTTCTCTGATGGTTCCTTCACGACAAGCTTTATCACAACCATCGGGTGAGTTCTCTCTCATAGTTACACTTCTGTGTTTTCTTCAGAACTCTCCTGAGAATTATGTGCCTGGTTACACTTCCGTGTACAGTTGCTTCTCAATGCTTATATCTGTTTTATTCTTGTCAGAATTGACTTTAAAATTCGGACCATTGAGCTTGATGGAAAAAGGATCAAGCTTCAGATATGGGATACAGCTGGTCAAGAACGGTTTCGGACTATCACTACTGGTATGCTTTATGGTTGTTCATTGATAAAAGTTCTCCTGTTGTTTTCAAGGTTATAAAGGATTCTGGTATGAAAGGTCGTCATAAGTGAGAGATTCTCTTCGTTTTTGCTTACTTTAATCGAACCTTCTCTGGATTAGGTCTTATGATGTTTTCCTCTCCCTTCTGTTTCTTCCCTACATTTCTGTGTGACCTTTATCTCTTGGCCCCCTAAGAAGAGAGTTGATTATAATTGATCTTCTGTATCATATTGTTTTTCAAAGTTGAATTAAGCTTGTGAACTTTTATCCTTATAACTATTTCTCATCTTCATCAATAAGTTGCTTTTCGTATTAAAACGAAAATATGATCTTCTTTTTAGATCCCTGTGTTTTGCTTACTTGTGAACTTATTGCTTCTTTTTCTGATTACAAATTTTTCCAGCTTACTATCGTGGAGCCATGGGTATATTGTTGGTGTATGATGTTACTGACGAATCCTCCTTTAACAGTAAGGTTCCTTGTGCTGATACTCCTATAATTTGAAATGTAGTTCATATGTGAACTTTAACCTCTTTTACGACTTTGGTGAATCACTGAATCTGCTGCATTATTCCATATCTTGATCTGTTTTCTGCACTTAAAACTCTTAAATTGCTGCATTAGTTCATATCTTTATCTGTTTTCTGCATTATTCCGTACTCCCTGACTAAAAgtcctttttttcctttctttacttttctttttcctctcctgGGGGATGTTTGTAACTGTTTGATCCTATCTGCAGACATTAGGAACTGGATTCGTAACATTGAGCAGCATGCCTCagacaatgtcaacaaaatacTTGTAGGGAACAAGGCTGACATGGATGAAAGCAAGAGGGTAGGTTCTCGCTTGGGCTGATTCTTTATCTTTAATTTTTCCTGCTCCTTTCCTCCCCACTCCTAGGGGTTACAAGACACAATATACCCAAATTAggaaagaagaagagagaaatgGATAGAAATAGAAGTAGTTTGGTGGTTTGTGCTTCAATGAAGATCTAATATTTGGTCAAAACGAACCTTTTTGTAGGCTGTTCCTACTTCAAAGGGCCAAGCACTTGCAGATGAGTATGGGATTAAGTTTTTCGAAACTGTAAGTATGGTTCGGCAACCTAGAAAGAAATGCTGGTATGTTTGCCTTTACTAACTCTTTCTGTTTCATTGCAGAGTGCAAAGACAAATCTTAACGTGGAACAAGTTTT
The Nicotiana sylvestris chromosome 11, ASM39365v2, whole genome shotgun sequence DNA segment above includes these coding regions:
- the LOC104239915 gene encoding ras-related protein RABE1a, coding for MAAPPARARADYDYLIKLLLIGDSGVGKSCLLLRFSDGSFTTSFITTIGIDFKIRTIELDGKRIKLQIWDTAGQERFRTITTAYYRGAMGILLVYDVTDESSFNNIRNWIRNIEQHASDNVNKILVGNKADMDESKRAVPTSKGQALADEYGIKFFETSAKTNLNVEQVFFSIARDIKQRLADTDSKAEPSTLKINQPDAGAGGSQAAQKSACCGS